Proteins encoded by one window of Paenibacillus sp. DCT19:
- a CDS encoding restriction endonuclease subunit S, giving the protein MSREQSLVLMLDAAAKMQWNIALILEAKAIEAEKVRNWTLNHLNGETFMTHGDQVAEPLKMHEQLVEMLEGLTRMETGLCNNLKAVMIQDEGGDSGGMDGGMFGGMDLGDIGK; this is encoded by the coding sequence ATGAGTAGAGAGCAAAGCCTTGTTCTCATGCTGGATGCTGCAGCCAAAATGCAATGGAACATCGCGCTGATTTTGGAAGCGAAGGCTATCGAAGCAGAGAAAGTGCGAAATTGGACACTCAATCATCTGAATGGGGAGACATTTATGACCCATGGCGATCAGGTTGCAGAGCCGCTGAAGATGCATGAGCAATTGGTTGAAATGCTGGAAGGGCTAACTCGCATGGAAACGGGACTCTGTAACAACTTAAAAGCTGTCATGATACAGGATGAGGGTGGAGACAGCGGCGGTATGGACGGTGGCATGTTTGGCGGTATGGATCTAGGGGATATCGGAAAATGA